A part of Rhodamnia argentea isolate NSW1041297 chromosome 8, ASM2092103v1, whole genome shotgun sequence genomic DNA contains:
- the LOC115735245 gene encoding calcium-dependent protein kinase 34, with amino-acid sequence MGNCCFRGGPANPLSTKALSMAASRKSHPPDGEGNPTSAPPKSPPPSSTPPASGSKASKPSPIGPVLGRPMEEVKSMYTIGKELGRGQFGVTHLCTHKQTGQQFACKTIAKRKLVNKEDIEDVRREVQIMYHLTGQPNIVELKGAYEDKHSVHLVMELCAGGELFDRIISKGHYTERAAASLLRTIVQIVHTCHSMGVIHRDLKPENFLLLNKDENSPLKATDFGLSVFFKQGDVFKEIVGSAYYIAPEVLKRRYGPEADIWSIGVMLYILLSGVPPFWAESENGIFNAILRGQLDFTSDPWPSISPGAKDLVRKMLNSDPKQRLTAFQVLSHPWIKEDGEAPDTPLDNAVLNRLKQFRAMNKFKKAALRVIAGCLSEEEIMGLKEMFKGMDTDNSGTITLEELKQGLSKQGTRLSEYEVKQLMEAADADGNGTIDYDEFITATMHMNRMDREEHLYTAFQYFDKDNSGFITTEELEQALREFGMHDGRDIKEILSEVDADNDGRINYDEFVAMMRKGNPDPNPKKRRDVFV; translated from the exons ATGGGCAATTGTTGCTTCCGTGGCGGCCCTGCCAACCCCCTGAGCACCAAGGCCTTGTCCATGGCCGCGAGCCGGAAGAGCCATCCTCCGGATGGTGAGGGGAACCCCACCTCTGCCCCGCCTAAGAGCCCTCCTCCGTCGTCGACCCCGCCCGCGTCCGGCTCCAAGGCCTCCAAGCCGAGCCCCATCGGCCCGGTCCTCGGCCGCCCCATGGAGGAGGTCAAGTCGATGTACACGATCGGGAAGGAGCTCGGCCGGGGGCAGTTCGGGGTCACCCACCTGTGCACCCACAAGCAGACTGGCCAGCAGTTCGCCTGCAAGACGATCGCCAAGCGGAAGCTGGTCAACAAGGAGGACATCGAGGACGTCAGGAGGGAGGTCCAGATCATGTACCATCTGACCGGCCAGCCCAATATCGTGGAGCTCAAGGGCGCGTACGAGGACAAGCACTCGGTGCATCTGGTGATGGAGCTGTGCGCCGGGGGAGAACTGTTCGACCGGATCATCTCCAAGGGGCACTACACGGAGCGGGCCGCGGCCTCGTTGCTCAGGACGATTGTCCAGATCGTGCACACCTGCCATTCCATGGGGGTCATACACAGGGACCTCAAGCCCGAGAACTTCCTTCTGCTCAACAAGGACGAGAACTCACCGCTCAAGGCCACCGATTTCGGGCTGTCAGTTTTCTTCAAGCAAG GAGACGTGTTCAAGGAAATTGTCGGTAGCGCATATTATATTGCGCCGGAGGTCTTGAAGAGGCGATATGGACCGGAGGCTGACATTTGGAGTATCGGCGTCATGCTATATATTCTCCTCTCTGGAGTTCCTCCCTTCTGGGCAG AGTCTGAAAATGGGATTTTCAATGCAATCCTACGCGGTCAGCTTGACTTTACGAGCGATCCATGGCCCTCGATTTCTCCAGGAGCGAAGGACCTTGTGAGGAAGATGTTGAATTCTGACCCCAAGCAGAGGCTGACCGCCTTCCAAGTTCTCA GTCATCCTTGGATTAAGGAGGACGGAGAAGCACCCGACACACCTCTGGACAATGCAGTTTTGAATCGGCTCAAACAGTTCAGGGCAATGAACAAGTTCAAGAAAGCTGCTCTTCGG GTCATCGCCGGTTGTCTGTCAGAGGAGGAGATAATGGGGTTGAAGGAGATGTTCAAAGGCATGGACACCGATAACAGCGGCACAATCACACTTGAGGAGCTGAAGCAAGGTCTTTCGAAGCAAGGGACAAGGCTATCGGAGTATGAAGTCAAACAACTTATGGAAGCA GCCGATGCTGATGGTAATGGCACAATAGACTACGATGAGTTCATCACCGCAACTATGCACATGAACCGGATGGACAGAGAGGAGCATCTCTACACTGCTTTTCAGTACTTTGATAAAGATAACAGCGG GTTCATTACAACTGAAGAACTAGAGCAAGCTCTTCGAGAATTTGGCATGCACGATGGAAGGGACATCAAGGAAATTCTCTCTGAAGTTGACGCTGACAAT GATGGTCGGATCAACTACGACGAGTTCGTGGCAATGATGAGAAAAGGAAATCCAGATCCGAACCCGAAGAAGAGGCGCGATGTCTTTGTTTAA
- the LOC115735246 gene encoding rhodanese-like/PpiC domain-containing protein 12, chloroplastic isoform X1 — protein MLRAPHFPPMASTARTALRLSLIPALSFSSPSLSRSISTSPPLSASSPHHLLPPLGRKLKPVQPTSPHPRLSGAGISASFSSQSSSGNGRELLVQHLLIKENDLNLLLELQQKISAGEDLSDLAVEYSICPSKEQGGMLGWVRKGQMVPEFEEAAFSAPINKVIKCKTKFGWHLLQVLSEREESVLQDIQPNELHVKMHDPSFPEEAQLIDVREPDEVAKASLPGFQVFPLRQFGSWGPEITTKLDTEKDTYVMCHHGMRSLQVANWLQTQGFKRVFNVSGGIHEYAVKADPSIPTY, from the exons ATGTTAAGAGCTCCACATTTCCCACCAATGGCTTCCACGGCTCGCACCGCGCTCAGACTCTCTCTGATTCCCGCTCTCagcttctcttctccttcactATCTCGTAGTATCTCCACTTCTCCTCCACTCTCGGCATCTTCTCctcaccatcttcttcctcctctcggCCGGAAGCTGAAGCCGGTCCAACCGACATCGCCTCATCCACGCCTCAGCGGAGCAG GTATTTCAGCTTCATTTAGTTCTCAGTCAAGTTCTGGCAATGGGAGGGAATTACTAGTGCAGCACTTGCTTATCAAGGAAAACGACCTCAATCTTCTGCTAGAGCTTCAGCAAAAGATTTCAGCAG GAGAGGATCTGAGTGACCTTGCAGTTGAATACTCAATTTGTCCATCGAAAGAACAGGGCGGAATGCTAGGGTGGGTGAGAAAGGGGCAGATG GTGCCAGAATTTGAGGAGGCTGCGTTTAGTGCGCCTATAAACAAAGTCATAAAATGCAAGACTAAATTTGGATGGCATTTATTGCAAGTTCTTTCTGAGAG GGAAGAGTCAGTTCTTCAAGACATACAACCCAATGAGCTTCATGTCAAAATGCACGACCCAAGTTTCCCTGAAGAAGCTCAACTCATTGATGTTCGAGAGCCTGATGAAGT GGCCAAGGCTTCTTTGCCTGGTTTCCAAGTTTTTCCTCTTCGTCAGTTTGGCAGCTGGGGACCAGAAATTACTACAAAGTTAGATACTGAGAAGGATACTTATGTAATG TGTCACCATGGAATGCGGTCATTACAAGTAGCCAACTGGTTGCAGACACAG GGGTTTAAGCGAGTATTCAACGTGTCTGGGGGAATTCATGAGTATGCTGTCAAGGCTGATCCATCAATCCCAACTTACTGA
- the LOC115735246 gene encoding rhodanese-like/PpiC domain-containing protein 12, chloroplastic isoform X3, whose translation MQPSFDVSNFLDHWFFHLMFGTITLCLGEVICCAPVISISASFSSQSSSGNGRELLVQHLLIKENDLNLLLELQQKISAGEDLSDLAVEYSICPSKEQGGMLGWVRKGQMVPEFEEAAFSAPINKVIKCKTKFGWHLLQVLSEREESVLQDIQPNELHVKMHDPSFPEEAQLIDVREPDEVAKASLPGFQVFPLRQFGSWGPEITTKLDTEKDTYVMCHHGMRSLQVANWLQTQGFKRVFNVSGGIHEYAVKADPSIPTY comes from the exons ATGCAACCCTCTT ttGATGTGTCAAATTTTTTAGATCACTGGTTCTTTCACCTGATGTTTGGAACAATTACGCTGTGCCTTGGTGAAGTAATCTGTTGTGCACCTGTTATTA GTATTTCAGCTTCATTTAGTTCTCAGTCAAGTTCTGGCAATGGGAGGGAATTACTAGTGCAGCACTTGCTTATCAAGGAAAACGACCTCAATCTTCTGCTAGAGCTTCAGCAAAAGATTTCAGCAG GAGAGGATCTGAGTGACCTTGCAGTTGAATACTCAATTTGTCCATCGAAAGAACAGGGCGGAATGCTAGGGTGGGTGAGAAAGGGGCAGATG GTGCCAGAATTTGAGGAGGCTGCGTTTAGTGCGCCTATAAACAAAGTCATAAAATGCAAGACTAAATTTGGATGGCATTTATTGCAAGTTCTTTCTGAGAG GGAAGAGTCAGTTCTTCAAGACATACAACCCAATGAGCTTCATGTCAAAATGCACGACCCAAGTTTCCCTGAAGAAGCTCAACTCATTGATGTTCGAGAGCCTGATGAAGT GGCCAAGGCTTCTTTGCCTGGTTTCCAAGTTTTTCCTCTTCGTCAGTTTGGCAGCTGGGGACCAGAAATTACTACAAAGTTAGATACTGAGAAGGATACTTATGTAATG TGTCACCATGGAATGCGGTCATTACAAGTAGCCAACTGGTTGCAGACACAG GGGTTTAAGCGAGTATTCAACGTGTCTGGGGGAATTCATGAGTATGCTGTCAAGGCTGATCCATCAATCCCAACTTACTGA
- the LOC115735246 gene encoding rhodanese-like/PpiC domain-containing protein 12, chloroplastic isoform X2 has protein sequence MLRAPHFPPMASTARTALRLSLIPALSFSSPSLSRSISTSPPLSASSPHHLLPPLGRKLKPVQPTSPHPRLSGAASFSSQSSSGNGRELLVQHLLIKENDLNLLLELQQKISAGEDLSDLAVEYSICPSKEQGGMLGWVRKGQMVPEFEEAAFSAPINKVIKCKTKFGWHLLQVLSEREESVLQDIQPNELHVKMHDPSFPEEAQLIDVREPDEVAKASLPGFQVFPLRQFGSWGPEITTKLDTEKDTYVMCHHGMRSLQVANWLQTQGFKRVFNVSGGIHEYAVKADPSIPTY, from the exons ATGTTAAGAGCTCCACATTTCCCACCAATGGCTTCCACGGCTCGCACCGCGCTCAGACTCTCTCTGATTCCCGCTCTCagcttctcttctccttcactATCTCGTAGTATCTCCACTTCTCCTCCACTCTCGGCATCTTCTCctcaccatcttcttcctcctctcggCCGGAAGCTGAAGCCGGTCCAACCGACATCGCCTCATCCACGCCTCAGCGGAGCAG CTTCATTTAGTTCTCAGTCAAGTTCTGGCAATGGGAGGGAATTACTAGTGCAGCACTTGCTTATCAAGGAAAACGACCTCAATCTTCTGCTAGAGCTTCAGCAAAAGATTTCAGCAG GAGAGGATCTGAGTGACCTTGCAGTTGAATACTCAATTTGTCCATCGAAAGAACAGGGCGGAATGCTAGGGTGGGTGAGAAAGGGGCAGATG GTGCCAGAATTTGAGGAGGCTGCGTTTAGTGCGCCTATAAACAAAGTCATAAAATGCAAGACTAAATTTGGATGGCATTTATTGCAAGTTCTTTCTGAGAG GGAAGAGTCAGTTCTTCAAGACATACAACCCAATGAGCTTCATGTCAAAATGCACGACCCAAGTTTCCCTGAAGAAGCTCAACTCATTGATGTTCGAGAGCCTGATGAAGT GGCCAAGGCTTCTTTGCCTGGTTTCCAAGTTTTTCCTCTTCGTCAGTTTGGCAGCTGGGGACCAGAAATTACTACAAAGTTAGATACTGAGAAGGATACTTATGTAATG TGTCACCATGGAATGCGGTCATTACAAGTAGCCAACTGGTTGCAGACACAG GGGTTTAAGCGAGTATTCAACGTGTCTGGGGGAATTCATGAGTATGCTGTCAAGGCTGATCCATCAATCCCAACTTACTGA